From the genome of Gryllotalpicola protaetiae:
CGAGGTGTTCAGCGCCCAGGCGCGCATCGCCGACAAGCTCGAGGTCGGCGGCGACCACCCGACCGTGTGGGTCACCACGACCGAGGCGGAGCTGGCTGCGGGCAAGGGGCTCGCCTTCTTCGCCGGGGCTTCGGAGCCGACCAGTGTGCAGGTGGCGCGCAAGGCGGTCTGCACAGGCGGGCTGCAGGAAGTCGTGCTCACCGAGACCGGCGCGTTCCTGCGGCTCGGCCGCAGCAAGCGGGCCTTCAGCCGGCGACAGCGGCGGGCGATGGCCGCCCGTGACGGCGGCGAATGCATCATCCCGGGGTGCCGGGTGCCCGCCTATCGGTGCGAGGCGCACCATGTGATCAGTTGGTTCGAGGGCGGCCCGACCGACGTCGGGAACGGGGTGCTGGTGTGCCCGTTCCATCACGACGAAGTCGAAAAGGGGCCGTGGCAGCTGAAGATGGTCGACGGCAGACCCTGGGTGCGCTGGTCCTACGGCGGGAAGACGACCGAGTGGCAGCCGGTGGGCTCACACCTCACCCCGCTGTCGGCGACCTGACCTCCGTCCCCGGGGAGGACTCTGCCTGTTGAGGCCGGGATGGGACGGCGTGAAAGGTTGCCGCGCCGCGCTAGTAGCCGAGGGCGGCACCGTCGCCGCGCGGGTCCGCACCGCCTTCGTAGAAGCCCTGCTCGCGGTCGATGCGAATCGCCTGCGCGTGCCCCATGTTGTCGTTCCAGTCAGTCACCGACTGCACCGGCTGGCCACGGCGTTTCAGCTCGCGCACGACCTCATCCGAGATGCGGCCCTCGAGCGACAGCTTGCGCGACGGGGTTCCCCAGGTGCGGCCCATCAGCCAGCGCGGCGCCTCGATCGCCTGCTGCACGTCGAAACCGAAGTCGACGATGCGCGTGACCATCGCCGCCTGCGACTGCGGCTGGCCCTCGCCGCCCATCGACCCGAAGGCGAGCTCGGGCAGACCGTCCTTGAGCAGCAGCGCGGGCACGAGCGTGTGGAAGGTGCGCTTGCCCGGCTCGAGGCGGTTCGGGTGGTTCTCGTCGAGCGAGAAGAACGCGCCGCGGTTCTGCGCGATGATGCCGGTGTCGCCCGCCACGACGCCACTGCCGAAGTCGTGGTAGACCGACTGGATCAGCGAGACGACCATTCCGTCGGCATCCGCCGCCGTGAAATAGCAGGTGTCGCCATCGGCCGCGACGTGCGCGTGCGATGTCGGGTAGGGGATGCCCGGCGGCACGGCGTCGATGTCGAGCACGTGCTCCGGGTCGATCAGGCCGCGGCGCGAGTCGGCGTACTCGCGGCTGATGAACGTGTCGACTGGGATGTCGACGAAGCGCGGGTCGGTGAGCCACTCGTCGCGGTCGGCGAAGACGACCTTCACCGCCTCGGCCAGGTGGTGGTAGTAGTCGGCGGTGCCCTCGCCCCACGACGCGACGTCGAAGCCGTCGAGCAGATTGAACAGCTGCAGCGCCGTGAAGCCCTGCGTGGCGGGCGGCAGCTCGACGACCTCGTAGCCGCGGTAGCGGCCCCTGATCGGCTCGACCCACTCGGCGTGGTACGCGGCGAAGTCGGCGGCGGTGAGCGGCGAACCCTGCGGTCCGAGCGCGGCGGCGAAACGCTCGGCGACGACCCCTTCGTAGAACCCGGCGCGCGCGCCGCCCGCGGCGACCGCCTCGAAGCTGCGCGCGAGGCCTGCCTGCACGAGCTTGGCGCCCTCGCGCAGCACCCGGCCGCCGGGCAAATAGACGGATGCCGCAGCTTCCGACCGCGAAAGGATCGGCGCGTCGACCACCAGCCAGTCGGCGAGCGACCGGCTCACCGGCATCCCGCCGCGCGCCAGGTCGATGGCCGAACCGAACAGCGAGTCCCACGGCAGCCTGCCGAAGCGCTCGTGCGCGAGTCGCCAGCCGTCGACGGCGCCGGGAACGGTCAGAGCTGCGGCGGCCCCGCGCGCCGCGATGGTGCCGTCGGTGCTGCGTGCGCGGTACTCGTCGATCGACACTCCGGCCCCGGCCGGCCCGCTCGCGTCGATTGCGTGAACGGCGCCGGTCGGCTCGGCGATCAGCCAGAATCCGTCGCCGCCGAGACCCGCCATGTGCGGGTAGACGACGCACAGCACCGCGTTGGCGGCGATCGCCGCGTCGACCGCGCTGCCGCCCCGGCGCAGCGCGTGGAGCCCGGCCGAACTGGCGAGGTAGTGCGGGGTCGAGACCACGCCGTTGGGCGCGACGGCGGGTGGGCGGCCGGTGCGCGGGCCGTTGGGGTGGCTCATGATCGCCTTTCCTGCAGCGTCGGCGGACGCGTTGAGTCCATCTTGGAGCCTGCTACGCCGAGGCCGGCGCGAAACGGTACCCCATGCCGGCCTCGGTCAGCAGATACCGCGGGTGCGACGGCTCCGGCTCGAGCTTCTTCCGCAGCTGCGACAGGTAGAGCCGCAGGTAGCCGGTGTCGGCCGTGTGATTCGGCCCCCAGATCTCCGTCAGGATCGTCTCGCGCGTCACCAGCCGGTCAGGGTTGCGCACGAGCAGCTCGAGCAGCTGCCACTCGGTGGGGGTCAGGCGAACGGATGCTTCAGCCCCCGGTGCCCCGCGCACCACCCGCCGCGCCCCGAGGTCGACGGTCACGTCACCGAACCGCACGACCGGCTCGCCCTCGGCCACACCCGCCTTCCGGCGCCCGAGCGCGCGGATGCGCGCCAGCAGCTCGTCGGTCTGGAACGGCTTGGTGACGTAGTCGTCGGCGCCGAGGTCGAGCGCCTCGACCTTGTCCGTCGAGTCGGCCCGCCCCGACACCACGAGGATCGGCACCGTCGACCAGCCGCGGATCGCCTGGATCACGGCGAGGCCGTCGAGGCCCGGCATCCCCAGGTCCAGCACGACGACGTCGGGGTGGTCGTTCACGACCTTGTCGAGCGCCTCCTTGCCGTCGCGCGCGAGCACCACGTCATAGCCGCGCGCGCTCAGGATGATGCGCAGCGCGCCCAGGATCTGCCGGTCATCGTCGGCGACCACGATTTTCAACGGATGCCTCCCGCAGGTGCCGTGTGCAGAGTGACCACCATCGTGAGGCCGCCCCCTGGGGTGTCCTCGACGGTGAGCGTGCCGCCCATGCCCTCGACGAAGCCGCGCGACAGGGCGAGGCCGAGGCCGATTCCGGTCGTGTTGTCGGTGTCGCCCTCGCGCTGGAAGGGCTGGAAGATCGCGTCCTTGCGCTCGTCCGGAACGCCGGGGCCTGCGTCGACGATGCGCAGCTGCACGTCGTCGCCGAACGCGCTCACCGCGAGCCGTGGCGGGGCGTCAGGCGCCGTGAAACGCAACGCGTTCGCGAGCAGGTTGACGACGACGCGCTGCAGCAGCACGGGGTCGGCGCTCACCGCCGGCACGGCCTCAGCGACGTCGAGCACGACCGCGCCTGGCGCGACGCCGAGCTCTTCGAGAGCCGAGGGCAGAACGTCGTCGACGTCGACTGGCTGCAGGTTGACGGCGAGCACACCCGCCTGCACGCGGCTCACGTCGAGAAGGTTGGTGACGAGCGCGCCCAGGTTCTCGAGCCCGGTCTGCGCGGTGGCGAGCAGTTCGTCTCTGTCCGATTCGGACAGGCGGATGCGCGGCGAGCGCAGGCTCGACACGGCGGCTGTCGCCGCGGCGAGCGGCCGGCGCAGGTCGTGACCGACGGCGGCGAGCAGCGCCGAGCGGACCCGGTCGGTCTCGGCCAGCGGCTTCAGCGCCTCCGCCGTGTCGGCGAGGTCGCGGTGCTCGAGCGCGGCGTCGAGCTGCGTGACGATCGCCGCGAGGATGCGGCGGTCCGAGCTCTCGAGGGACGGGCCGTAGAGCTCGAGTGTCGCCCGCTCGCCGACCGGCTCGGCCATCGGCGCGGGGCCGCGGCGGTCTCCCTTCACCGGCTGCTCCGGCGAGTCGACCGACAAGGTGGCAGATGCGACAGGCGGGGTCGCAGACGCGACCGGCGGCCTCCGCGTCGCGCTCACCTCGAAGAGCACCGTGCCGTCCGACGCGACGAGGCGTGCGGCATCCAGCCCGAACGCCTCGCGCGCCCGCACCACGAGCGCCTCGACAGCGTCGTCACCGCGAATCACGCTTCCGGCCACCGTCGCGAGCACCTCCGACTCGGCCGCGGACCGCCGCGCCGCGCGCGTGCGCCGCGCCGCCTGGTCGACGAGGAAGCTCACCAGGGCGGCGATGACGACGTAGAGCAGCAGTGCCGCGAGGTGCAGCGGCCGTGCGATCGTGATCGTGTAGTACGGCTGCACGAACACGAAGTCGAGCGTCACGCCCGAGAGAACCGCGGCGAAGAGCGCGGGCCAGATGCCGCCGATGAGCGCCGCGACGACCGTGATGAGCTGGAACGACAGCACCTCGGCCGTCAGCGCGTCGGGCGAGCGGAACGACCAGAGGAACCAGGTCAGCAGCGGCCCTGCGAAGAAGGCGAAGACGAAGCCGATCACCAGCCGGCGCCACGACAGCGAGCCGCGCGCCCGCGGCAGCACAAACGGGTGCGTGCCCGCCGCCGAGTGGGTCACGATGTGCACGTCGATGTCGCCGGACTCGCGGATGACCGTCGCACCGACGCCCTGGCCGGTCAGGAACGCGGTCAGCCGGGTGCGGCGCGAGACGCCGATCACGAGCTGAGTGGCGTTGGATGCCCGCGCGAAGTCCACCAGCGCGTGCGGCACGTCATCGCCGACCACCTGGTGGTACGAGCCGCCGAGCTTGTCGACGAGCGCCTGCTGCGCGGCGAGCGCGCCGGGGTGCGGCTCGCGCAGACCGTCCTGGCTGACGACGTGCAGAGCGAGCAGCTCGCCGCCGGCCGAACGCGCCGCGATGCGGGCGCCACGGCGCAGCAGCGTCTCACCCTCGGGCCCGCCGGTGAGGGCGACGACGACGCGCTCGCGCGCCTCCCACTTGGAGTCGATGCCGTGCTCGGCGCGGTACGCCTGCAGCGCCGTGTCGACCTCGTCGGCCAGCCAGAGCAGCGCGAGCTCGCGCAGCGCGGTCAGGTTGCCGAGGCGGAAGTAGTTCGACAGCGCCGCGTCGATGCGCGCGGCCGGGTACACCAGGCCCTCGGACAGCCGGTCGCGCAGCGACTGCGGCGTCAGGTCGACGACCTCGATCTGGTCGGCGGCGCGCAGCACGGCATCCGGAATGGTCTCGCGCTGCACGACGCCCGTGATCTGCTCCACCACGTCGTTCAGCGACTCGATGTGCTGGATGTTCACCGTCGTGAACACCGTGATCCCAGCATCCAGCAGGTCGTCGACGTCCTGCCAGCGCTTCTCGTGCTGTGTGCCCGGCGCGTTCGTGTGCGCCAGCTCGTCGACGAGTGCGATCTGGGGATGCCGCGCGAGCACGCCGTCGAGGTCGAGCTCGGTGAGCTCGACCCCGCGGTGGTCGATGGTGCGGCGCGGCACGACCTCGAGCCCTTCGAGCATGCCTGCCGTCGCCGCGCGGTCGTGGGTCTCGACGAC
Proteins encoded in this window:
- the ggt gene encoding gamma-glutamyltransferase, producing MSHPNGPRTGRPPAVAPNGVVSTPHYLASSAGLHALRRGGSAVDAAIAANAVLCVVYPHMAGLGGDGFWLIAEPTGAVHAIDASGPAGAGVSIDEYRARSTDGTIAARGAAAALTVPGAVDGWRLAHERFGRLPWDSLFGSAIDLARGGMPVSRSLADWLVVDAPILSRSEAAASVYLPGGRVLREGAKLVQAGLARSFEAVAAGGARAGFYEGVVAERFAAALGPQGSPLTAADFAAYHAEWVEPIRGRYRGYEVVELPPATQGFTALQLFNLLDGFDVASWGEGTADYYHHLAEAVKVVFADRDEWLTDPRFVDIPVDTFISREYADSRRGLIDPEHVLDIDAVPPGIPYPTSHAHVAADGDTCYFTAADADGMVVSLIQSVYHDFGSGVVAGDTGIIAQNRGAFFSLDENHPNRLEPGKRTFHTLVPALLLKDGLPELAFGSMGGEGQPQSQAAMVTRIVDFGFDVQQAIEAPRWLMGRTWGTPSRKLSLEGRISDEVVRELKRRGQPVQSVTDWNDNMGHAQAIRIDREQGFYEGGADPRGDGAALGY
- a CDS encoding response regulator, with protein sequence MKIVVADDDRQILGALRIILSARGYDVVLARDGKEALDKVVNDHPDVVVLDLGMPGLDGLAVIQAIRGWSTVPILVVSGRADSTDKVEALDLGADDYVTKPFQTDELLARIRALGRRKAGVAEGEPVVRFGDVTVDLGARRVVRGAPGAEASVRLTPTEWQLLELLVRNPDRLVTRETILTEIWGPNHTADTGYLRLYLSQLRKKLEPEPSHPRYLLTEAGMGYRFAPASA
- a CDS encoding ATP-binding protein; its protein translation is MGRGKLRVLLGAAPGVGKTYTMLEEGRRLVGEGKDVVVAVVETHDRAATAGMLEGLEVVPRRTIDHRGVELTELDLDGVLARHPQIALVDELAHTNAPGTQHEKRWQDVDDLLDAGITVFTTVNIQHIESLNDVVEQITGVVQRETIPDAVLRAADQIEVVDLTPQSLRDRLSEGLVYPAARIDAALSNYFRLGNLTALRELALLWLADEVDTALQAYRAEHGIDSKWEARERVVVALTGGPEGETLLRRGARIAARSAGGELLALHVVSQDGLREPHPGALAAQQALVDKLGGSYHQVVGDDVPHALVDFARASNATQLVIGVSRRTRLTAFLTGQGVGATVIRESGDIDVHIVTHSAAGTHPFVLPRARGSLSWRRLVIGFVFAFFAGPLLTWFLWSFRSPDALTAEVLSFQLITVVAALIGGIWPALFAAVLSGVTLDFVFVQPYYTITIARPLHLAALLLYVVIAALVSFLVDQAARRTRAARRSAAESEVLATVAGSVIRGDDAVEALVVRAREAFGLDAARLVASDGTVLFEVSATRRPPVASATPPVASATLSVDSPEQPVKGDRRGPAPMAEPVGERATLELYGPSLESSDRRILAAIVTQLDAALEHRDLADTAEALKPLAETDRVRSALLAAVGHDLRRPLAAATAAVSSLRSPRIRLSESDRDELLATAQTGLENLGALVTNLLDVSRVQAGVLAVNLQPVDVDDVLPSALEELGVAPGAVVLDVAEAVPAVSADPVLLQRVVVNLLANALRFTAPDAPPRLAVSAFGDDVQLRIVDAGPGVPDERKDAIFQPFQREGDTDNTTGIGLGLALSRGFVEGMGGTLTVEDTPGGGLTMVVTLHTAPAGGIR